Proteins from a single region of Vulgatibacter sp.:
- a CDS encoding pseudouridine synthase: protein MSRKRTPKWLQAARASDAGFAPGEKPDWLTRALARSGHMPQAEAQVAIRAGRVSKNGEVVREPMAVVRAGDEIRLDGRRLALQAATRVLLFHKPAGVVTSTVDPEGGGTVFERLAAVLPPGLERYGWHAVGRLDRNTTGLLLFTNDERFVAHATRPESHLPKRYLALVQGRVDDERLEPLRRGITLDDGPTRPAVAVARGPGEVELTITEGRNHQVKRMLAAVGLPVRALHREAVGELVLDVPEGQVRELAPDEIASRLGWRQES from the coding sequence GTGAGCCGCAAGCGCACGCCGAAATGGCTGCAGGCGGCGCGGGCCTCCGACGCCGGCTTCGCCCCCGGGGAGAAGCCGGACTGGCTCACCCGCGCCCTCGCCCGCTCCGGCCACATGCCCCAGGCGGAAGCGCAGGTAGCAATTCGGGCCGGCCGCGTCAGCAAGAACGGCGAGGTGGTCCGGGAGCCGATGGCGGTGGTGCGCGCCGGCGACGAGATCCGGCTCGACGGCAGGCGGCTCGCGCTGCAGGCGGCGACCCGCGTGCTCCTCTTCCACAAGCCGGCGGGGGTGGTCACCTCCACCGTCGATCCGGAAGGGGGCGGCACCGTCTTCGAGCGCCTCGCCGCGGTGCTGCCGCCGGGGCTCGAGCGCTACGGCTGGCACGCGGTGGGGCGCCTCGATCGCAACACCACCGGGCTCCTCCTCTTCACCAACGACGAGCGCTTCGTGGCCCACGCGACGAGGCCCGAGAGCCACCTGCCCAAGCGCTACCTGGCGCTGGTGCAGGGGCGGGTGGACGACGAGCGGCTCGAGCCGCTGCGCCGCGGGATCACCCTCGACGACGGGCCCACCCGGCCTGCGGTGGCGGTGGCCCGGGGGCCAGGCGAGGTGGAGCTCACCATCACCGAGGGGCGCAACCACCAGGTGAAGCGTATGCTCGCGGCGGTGGGTCTGCCGGTGCGCGCGCTGCACCGCGAGGCGGTGGGCGAGCTCGTCCTCGACGTGCCCGAGGGGCAGGTGCGGGAGCTCGCGCCGGACGAGATCGCGTCGCGGCTCGGCTGGCGGCAGGAATCGTAG
- a CDS encoding sterol desaturase family protein, whose product MYRPWAGPDSPRMFESDLLDAVSRTHFAFVPIVFVPAVAWLLWESLQHGNGIGTTAALAFAGLLAWTLAEYWLHRTLFHWIPGGTWGERFHFLVHGVHHHWPHDKYRLVLPPGASVPLFVLFTLLWTALLGDGGWAFHGGFTLGYMIYDLTHYYVHHGRPKNRWLRKLQGHHASHHFNKKFQEKRFGVSSPLWDYVFRTHA is encoded by the coding sequence ATGTACCGACCCTGGGCCGGTCCCGATTCGCCGCGGATGTTCGAGAGCGATCTCCTCGACGCCGTGTCGCGGACCCATTTTGCCTTCGTCCCGATCGTCTTCGTGCCGGCGGTGGCCTGGCTGCTCTGGGAGAGCCTGCAGCACGGCAACGGGATCGGGACAACCGCGGCCCTGGCCTTCGCCGGCCTGTTGGCGTGGACCCTGGCGGAATACTGGCTCCACCGGACCCTCTTCCACTGGATCCCCGGTGGCACCTGGGGCGAGCGCTTCCACTTCCTCGTCCACGGCGTGCACCACCACTGGCCCCACGACAAATACCGGCTGGTGCTCCCGCCCGGCGCGAGCGTGCCGCTCTTCGTGCTCTTCACCCTGCTCTGGACGGCGCTGCTCGGCGATGGCGGCTGGGCGTTCCACGGCGGCTTCACGCTGGGCTACATGATCTACGACCTGACCCACTACTACGTGCACCACGGCAGGCCGAAGAACCGCTGGCTCCGCAAGCTGCAGGGGCACCACGCCAGCCACCACTTCAACAAGAAGTTCCAGGAGAAGCGCTTCGGCGTCTCGAGCCCGCTCTGGGACTACGTCTTCCGAACCCACGCGTGA
- a CDS encoding S46 family peptidase, producing the protein MKRFLALGLALYAAPALADEGMWTFDNFPAQQVKERYGFAPSQEWLDDVRLSSARLANGCSASFVSAQGLVMTNHHCAHSCIEQLSTAKQDYVENGFFAKSLAEEKQCPAMEVNQLVEIRDVTARIAKATKGKTGAGYSEALKAEKSKIEKACATSAELRCDVVTLYNGGQYSLYKYRRFQDVRLVWAPELDIAFFGGDPDNFMFPRYNLDATFLRVYRDGKPAQMENFFAWSDGGVKAGDLTFTSGHPGRTSRLLTISELEFERDMVLPQRLLYLAELRGVLTEFGRRGPEQKRIAKTDLFGVENAVKALRGRHEALLDPTLMESKREQERKLRAWADASPERKKQYAQAWTDMAEAQAKLRPIYEELLYIESPGRSTTWGFQSDLFGFARQLVRATEELPRPNDQRLPEYTDARIPALQAQLFSEAPVYPELEELKLTYSLTKLREALGTDHPFVKSVLGKESPESLAQKLVQGSKLGDPKLRKQLFEGGKKAVAASNDPMIELARRIDPQARALRKQYEEQIESIDIRAGETIAKARFEAYGTSTYPDATFTLRLSFGQVKGWEENGRQVEPITTFAGLYERATGADPYELPPSWLRAKPKLDLATPYNFASTNDIIGGNSGSPVINREGEIVGLIFDGNIQSLGGEYGFDESVNRAVSVHSEGILEALRTVYGAQRLLEELQPGGKAAAKQ; encoded by the coding sequence ATGAAGCGCTTTCTCGCCCTGGGGCTCGCGCTCTACGCGGCCCCCGCCCTCGCCGACGAGGGCATGTGGACCTTCGACAACTTCCCCGCGCAGCAGGTGAAGGAGCGGTACGGCTTCGCGCCGAGCCAGGAATGGCTCGACGACGTGCGCCTCTCCTCCGCGCGCCTCGCCAACGGCTGCTCCGCCTCCTTCGTCTCGGCGCAGGGCCTGGTGATGACCAACCACCACTGCGCCCACAGCTGCATCGAGCAGCTCTCCACCGCGAAGCAGGACTACGTGGAGAACGGCTTCTTCGCGAAGAGCCTCGCCGAGGAGAAGCAGTGCCCGGCGATGGAGGTCAACCAGCTCGTCGAGATCCGCGACGTCACCGCGCGGATCGCCAAGGCGACGAAGGGCAAGACCGGCGCCGGATATTCCGAGGCGCTCAAGGCGGAGAAGTCGAAGATCGAGAAGGCCTGCGCTACCAGCGCCGAGCTGCGCTGCGACGTGGTCACGCTCTACAACGGCGGCCAGTACTCGCTCTACAAATACCGCCGCTTCCAGGACGTGCGCCTGGTCTGGGCGCCGGAGCTGGACATCGCCTTCTTCGGCGGCGACCCCGACAACTTCATGTTCCCCCGCTACAACCTCGACGCCACCTTCCTGCGCGTCTACCGGGACGGCAAGCCGGCGCAGATGGAGAACTTCTTCGCCTGGTCGGACGGCGGCGTGAAGGCGGGCGACCTCACCTTCACCTCCGGCCACCCGGGCCGCACCTCCCGCCTGCTCACCATCTCCGAGCTGGAGTTCGAGCGGGACATGGTGCTGCCGCAGCGGCTGCTCTACCTCGCCGAGCTCCGCGGCGTGCTCACCGAGTTCGGTCGCCGCGGGCCCGAGCAGAAGCGCATCGCCAAGACCGATCTCTTCGGGGTCGAGAACGCGGTGAAGGCGCTGCGCGGCAGGCACGAGGCGCTCCTCGATCCGACGCTGATGGAGAGCAAGCGCGAGCAGGAACGCAAGCTCCGCGCCTGGGCGGATGCGAGCCCGGAGCGGAAGAAGCAGTACGCGCAGGCCTGGACCGACATGGCCGAGGCGCAGGCGAAGCTCCGGCCGATCTACGAGGAGCTCCTCTACATCGAGAGCCCGGGCCGCTCGACCACCTGGGGCTTCCAGTCCGATCTCTTCGGCTTCGCCAGGCAGCTGGTGCGTGCGACGGAGGAGCTGCCCAGGCCCAACGACCAGCGGCTCCCCGAGTACACCGACGCGCGGATCCCCGCGCTGCAGGCGCAGCTCTTCAGCGAGGCGCCGGTCTACCCCGAGCTCGAGGAGCTCAAGCTGACCTACTCGCTCACCAAGCTCCGCGAGGCCCTCGGCACCGACCACCCCTTCGTCAAGAGCGTGCTCGGCAAGGAGTCGCCGGAGTCGCTGGCGCAGAAGCTGGTGCAGGGATCGAAGCTTGGCGATCCGAAGCTCCGCAAGCAGCTCTTCGAGGGCGGGAAGAAGGCGGTCGCCGCCTCGAACGATCCGATGATCGAGCTCGCCCGGCGCATCGATCCGCAGGCCCGGGCGCTCCGCAAGCAGTACGAGGAGCAGATCGAGTCGATCGACATCCGCGCCGGCGAGACCATCGCGAAGGCCCGCTTCGAGGCCTACGGCACCAGCACCTATCCCGATGCCACCTTCACCCTGCGCCTCTCCTTCGGCCAGGTGAAGGGCTGGGAGGAGAACGGCAGGCAGGTCGAGCCGATCACCACCTTCGCCGGCCTCTACGAGCGGGCCACCGGCGCGGATCCCTACGAGCTGCCCCCCTCGTGGCTGCGGGCGAAGCCGAAGCTGGATCTCGCCACGCCCTACAACTTCGCCTCGACCAACGACATCATCGGCGGCAATTCCGGCTCGCCGGTGATCAACCGGGAGGGCGAGATCGTCGGCCTGATCTTCGACGGCAATATCCAGTCCCTCGGCGGTGAGTACGGCTTCGACGAGTCGGTGAACCGCGCGGTCTCCGTCCACAGCGAGGGGATCCTCGAGGCGCTCCGGACCGTCTACGGCGCGCAGCGGCTCCTCGAGGAACTGCAGCCCGGCGGCAAGGCCGCAGCGAAGCAGTAG
- a CDS encoding TPM domain-containing protein, translating to MAKKHPFFDEAALERIQAAVRQAEASTLGEIVPVVVDSSDAYPEAQDRAGIAALMLATLVVLILPVEIPLWEMALIQALAFVIGWFAGNWPPLARLLVGRSAMDAMVRWRAEVAFREHGLGRTTHGTGVLVFASLFEHEVVVLGDKPVHEKVGEGTWNEAVEVLVRRIREKRPADGFVEAIERVGVHLREHFPRAAGEKNPNELPDHLTVR from the coding sequence ATGGCGAAAAAACACCCCTTCTTCGACGAGGCGGCCCTCGAGCGGATCCAGGCAGCGGTGCGGCAGGCCGAGGCGTCCACCCTCGGCGAGATCGTGCCGGTGGTGGTCGACTCGAGCGACGCCTATCCCGAGGCGCAGGACCGGGCGGGCATCGCGGCGCTGATGCTGGCGACGCTGGTCGTCCTGATCCTCCCGGTGGAGATCCCGCTCTGGGAGATGGCGCTGATCCAGGCGCTGGCCTTCGTGATCGGCTGGTTCGCCGGCAATTGGCCGCCGCTGGCGCGGCTCCTCGTCGGGCGCAGCGCCATGGACGCGATGGTCCGCTGGCGGGCGGAGGTCGCCTTCCGCGAGCACGGCCTCGGCCGCACCACCCACGGCACCGGCGTGCTCGTCTTCGCCTCGCTCTTCGAGCACGAGGTGGTGGTCCTCGGCGACAAGCCGGTCCACGAGAAGGTGGGCGAGGGGACCTGGAACGAGGCGGTCGAGGTGCTGGTCCGGCGCATCCGCGAGAAGCGCCCGGCGGACGGCTTCGTCGAGGCGATCGAGCGGGTGGGCGTGCACCTGCGGGAACATTTCCCCCGTGCAGCGGGGGAGAAGAATCCCAACGAGCTGCCCGACCACCTCACGGTGCGCTAG
- a CDS encoding TPM domain-containing protein, whose translation MIALGAALLLAVLPVPRLTGPVVDQAGILSPAEEARLEAIARRALAAEGGTGPQMAFLTVPSLEGEPIEDFSIRVAEAWQLGTAEKDNGLLFVVAPQDRKMRIEVGGGLEGEITDAQASRIIRETLAPAFRANQYGAGLVAAAERALTYTGVDIGQARRSPQQNERRGIPLVALLFFGSFFLLRMLGGRRRRGFFYGGPFIGGGFGGGGGFGGGGGFGGGGGGFSGGGSSGSW comes from the coding sequence TTGATCGCGCTCGGCGCCGCGCTGCTCCTGGCGGTGCTGCCGGTGCCCCGGCTCACCGGGCCGGTGGTCGACCAGGCGGGGATCCTCTCGCCAGCCGAGGAGGCGCGGCTCGAGGCGATCGCGCGCCGGGCGCTGGCGGCGGAAGGGGGCACCGGGCCGCAGATGGCCTTCCTCACCGTGCCGTCGCTCGAGGGTGAGCCGATCGAGGATTTCTCGATCCGCGTGGCGGAGGCCTGGCAGCTCGGCACCGCCGAGAAGGACAACGGCCTCCTCTTCGTCGTCGCCCCCCAGGACCGCAAGATGCGGATCGAGGTCGGCGGCGGCCTCGAGGGCGAGATCACCGACGCGCAGGCCTCGCGGATCATCCGGGAGACGCTGGCTCCTGCGTTCCGCGCCAACCAATACGGCGCGGGGCTCGTCGCCGCTGCGGAGCGGGCGCTCACCTATACCGGCGTCGACATCGGCCAGGCCCGGCGGAGCCCGCAGCAGAACGAGCGCCGCGGCATCCCGTTGGTGGCGCTGCTCTTCTTCGGCTCCTTCTTCCTGCTCCGGATGCTCGGTGGCAGGCGGCGACGGGGCTTCTTCTACGGCGGTCCCTTCATCGGCGGCGGCTTCGGCGGCGGCGGTGGTTTCGGTGGGGGCGGCGGCTTCGGCGGCGGGGGCGGCGGCTTCTCCGGCGGCGGTTCCTCCGGGAGTTGGTGA
- a CDS encoding LemA family protein produces MIRTRLQTLLALSLALLATGCGVQSIPQAENAVDAAWAEVQNQYQRRADLVPNLVNTVKGFAQQEREVLEAVTSARARATGVTLQADQLTPENLRQFEQAQAQLSGALGRLLAVSERYPDLRSNENFRDLQAQLEGTENRISIARRRYIEAVQGFNNLITVPPTSFTNSLFYQKDPKPQFTATTPDAERPPEVKF; encoded by the coding sequence ATGATTCGCACCCGACTCCAGACGCTCCTCGCTCTTTCCCTCGCCCTCCTCGCCACGGGCTGCGGCGTGCAGTCGATCCCGCAGGCAGAGAACGCGGTCGACGCCGCCTGGGCCGAGGTGCAGAACCAGTACCAGCGCCGCGCCGATCTCGTGCCCAACCTGGTCAACACGGTGAAGGGCTTCGCGCAGCAGGAGCGCGAGGTCCTCGAGGCGGTGACCTCCGCCAGGGCCCGGGCCACCGGCGTCACGCTGCAGGCGGATCAGCTCACCCCCGAGAACCTGCGGCAGTTCGAGCAGGCGCAGGCGCAGCTCTCCGGCGCGCTGGGCAGGCTCCTCGCGGTCTCCGAGCGCTACCCGGACCTGCGCTCCAACGAGAATTTCCGGGATCTGCAGGCGCAGCTCGAGGGGACCGAGAACCGGATTTCCATCGCGCGCCGCCGCTACATCGAGGCGGTGCAGGGCTTCAACAACCTGATCACCGTGCCGCCGACCTCGTTCACCAACTCGCTCTTCTACCAGAAGGATCCGAAGCCCCAGTTCACGGCGACGACCCCCGACGCAGAGCGTCCGCCCGAGGTGAAGTTTTGA
- a CDS encoding OsmC family peroxiredoxin, which produces MPTRRAQIHWEGGLKAGKGRFEGSSGAFAAPYSAGTRFAEEPGTNPEELLAAAHGACFSMALAAALEQEGVVPERIDTDAACTIELQGEGYRITRVELQVRVRAPGLDVGTLERQAAITKEACPVSRALLGNLEIAVQAQLA; this is translated from the coding sequence ATGCCGACGCGCCGGGCGCAGATCCACTGGGAAGGTGGCCTCAAGGCCGGAAAGGGTCGTTTCGAAGGCAGCAGTGGCGCCTTCGCCGCGCCCTACAGCGCGGGCACCCGCTTTGCGGAGGAGCCCGGCACCAATCCCGAGGAGCTGCTCGCAGCAGCGCACGGCGCCTGCTTCTCGATGGCGCTGGCTGCCGCCCTCGAGCAGGAGGGCGTGGTGCCGGAGCGGATCGACACCGACGCCGCCTGCACGATCGAGCTGCAGGGCGAGGGCTACCGGATCACCCGGGTCGAGTTGCAGGTCCGGGTCCGCGCCCCTGGGCTCGACGTCGGCACCCTCGAGCGCCAGGCGGCGATCACCAAAGAGGCCTGCCCGGTCTCCCGGGCCCTCCTCGGCAACCTCGAGATCGCGGTGCAGGCCCAGCTCGCCTGA
- a CDS encoding SDR family oxidoreductase yields MPRALVTGANRGIGLEMTRQLVAAGWEVIAACRTRSIDLDALEVQVEELDVADDESVRRLGERLQGVHLDLLVNNAGILDRDGLDPLDLESIRRQFEVNALGPLKVTAALLGNLGEGSRIVLVTSRMGSIADNTSGGYYGYRMSKAALNAAGVSLARDLEAKGIAVLLVHPGFVKTEMTGGRGTVEPGDAARGILTRIGELDPKESGSFRHADGSPLPW; encoded by the coding sequence ATGCCCCGTGCCCTCGTCACCGGCGCCAACCGCGGAATCGGACTCGAGATGACCCGGCAGCTCGTCGCTGCAGGTTGGGAGGTGATCGCCGCCTGCCGCACCAGGAGCATCGATCTCGATGCGCTGGAGGTCCAGGTCGAGGAGCTCGACGTGGCGGACGACGAGTCGGTGCGCCGCCTCGGCGAGCGGCTGCAGGGCGTGCACCTCGACCTGCTCGTCAACAACGCCGGGATCCTCGACCGGGACGGCCTCGATCCCCTGGACCTCGAGAGCATCCGCCGGCAATTCGAGGTGAACGCCCTCGGGCCCCTCAAGGTGACGGCGGCGCTGCTGGGGAACCTCGGCGAGGGGAGCCGGATCGTGCTCGTCACCAGCCGCATGGGCTCGATCGCGGACAACACCTCCGGCGGCTACTACGGCTACCGGATGTCCAAGGCGGCGCTCAATGCAGCGGGCGTCTCCCTCGCCCGGGATCTCGAGGCGAAGGGGATCGCGGTGCTCCTCGTGCACCCGGGCTTCGTGAAGACCGAGATGACCGGGGGCCGCGGCACGGTGGAGCCCGGCGATGCGGCCCGGGGGATCCTCACGCGGATTGGCGAGCTCGACCCGAAGGAGTCGGGGAGCTTCCGCCACGCCGACGGGAGCCCGCTGCCCTGGTGA
- a CDS encoding M13 family metallopeptidase encodes MRTKILIGAVLLAGTACPKSSDTLPEPEVSTRGIPAEPPATVDVAALDRTVPPCEDFYRFACDGWIEATAIPPDRPGWFRGFSEIQERNQLLLRRILEEAAAGDLDAPYAKKLGAYYTSCMDEGQQASLQTLEQELARIAAVEKPEALAATVAALQQRGVNAFFQMGSEQDFRDTTQVISGVDQGGLGLPDRDYYLKEDEKSAQIRAAYVEHVAKMFALAGTAEETAREQARTVMEIETALAQASMARVDRRDPYKIYNRLEREGLEKLAPTFAWDAYFPAIGAADLQQINVATPDFFRGFEQVLAEREMEAIRTYLRWRLLDASAAALPEPFVQEDFAFRSKNLTGEEQILPRWKRCVDAVDKAMGEALARPFVAITFGAEGKKEAQELVRGIEHAFDANLSRIDWMDEATKARAREKLEAVYNKIGYPDRWRNYDALEVGEDSYLENRLAAARFETRRDLDKIGEPVDRGEWFMSPPTVNAYYSPLRNEMVFPAGILQSPFFATEATHAANAGGIGMVMGHELTHGFDDKGRLFDAKGNLSEWWSPEVSERYKQRAQCVVDQYAAYTVQGQNLNGRLTLGENIADIGGLKLAWEALQARQTERGEGPEVAGFTEDQQFFLSFAQSWCAKRRPAYARMLVTVDPHSPPEYRVNGSVSNVPGFAEAFACEAGAKMAPTERCEVW; translated from the coding sequence ATGCGCACGAAGATCCTGATCGGAGCGGTGCTGCTCGCCGGCACCGCCTGCCCCAAGTCCAGCGACACCCTTCCCGAGCCGGAGGTGAGCACCCGGGGGATCCCGGCGGAGCCGCCTGCCACCGTCGACGTGGCGGCCCTCGACCGCACCGTCCCGCCCTGCGAGGACTTCTACCGCTTCGCCTGCGACGGCTGGATCGAGGCCACCGCGATCCCGCCCGATCGGCCGGGCTGGTTCCGAGGCTTCTCGGAGATCCAGGAGCGCAACCAGCTCCTCCTCCGCCGGATCCTCGAGGAGGCCGCCGCGGGCGATCTCGATGCGCCCTACGCGAAGAAGCTCGGCGCCTACTACACCTCCTGCATGGACGAGGGGCAGCAGGCCTCGCTGCAGACCCTCGAGCAGGAGCTCGCGCGGATCGCCGCCGTCGAGAAGCCGGAAGCCCTCGCCGCCACGGTGGCGGCGCTGCAGCAGCGGGGCGTGAACGCCTTCTTCCAGATGGGCTCGGAGCAGGATTTCCGCGACACCACCCAGGTGATCAGCGGCGTCGATCAGGGCGGCCTCGGCCTCCCCGACCGGGACTACTACCTGAAGGAAGACGAAAAGAGCGCCCAGATCCGCGCGGCCTACGTGGAGCACGTGGCGAAGATGTTCGCCCTCGCCGGCACCGCCGAGGAGACGGCGCGGGAGCAGGCCCGGACGGTGATGGAGATCGAGACCGCGCTGGCGCAGGCCTCGATGGCGCGGGTCGATCGCCGCGACCCCTACAAGATCTACAACCGGCTCGAGCGCGAGGGGCTCGAGAAGCTCGCGCCCACCTTCGCGTGGGACGCCTATTTCCCGGCGATCGGCGCCGCCGACCTGCAGCAGATCAACGTGGCCACCCCCGACTTCTTCCGGGGCTTCGAGCAGGTCCTCGCCGAAAGGGAGATGGAGGCGATCCGCACCTACCTGCGCTGGCGCCTCCTCGACGCCTCGGCGGCGGCGCTACCCGAGCCCTTCGTGCAGGAGGATTTCGCCTTCCGCTCGAAGAACCTCACCGGCGAGGAGCAGATCCTGCCCCGGTGGAAGCGCTGCGTCGACGCGGTGGACAAGGCGATGGGCGAGGCGCTGGCCAGGCCCTTCGTGGCGATCACCTTCGGCGCCGAGGGGAAGAAGGAGGCGCAGGAGCTGGTGCGCGGGATCGAGCACGCCTTCGACGCGAACCTCAGCCGCATCGACTGGATGGACGAGGCGACGAAGGCCCGAGCCCGCGAGAAGCTCGAAGCGGTCTACAACAAGATCGGCTACCCCGATCGCTGGCGGAACTACGACGCCCTCGAGGTGGGTGAGGACTCCTACCTGGAGAACCGCCTCGCCGCAGCACGCTTCGAGACCCGCCGCGACCTCGACAAGATCGGCGAGCCGGTGGACCGCGGCGAGTGGTTCATGTCGCCGCCCACCGTCAACGCCTACTACAGCCCGCTGCGCAACGAGATGGTCTTCCCTGCGGGGATCCTCCAGTCGCCCTTCTTCGCCACCGAGGCGACCCACGCCGCCAACGCCGGCGGCATCGGCATGGTGATGGGCCACGAGCTCACCCACGGCTTCGACGACAAGGGGCGGCTCTTCGACGCGAAGGGCAATCTGAGCGAGTGGTGGAGCCCCGAGGTCTCGGAGCGCTACAAGCAGCGGGCGCAGTGCGTGGTCGATCAGTACGCCGCCTACACGGTGCAGGGGCAGAACCTCAACGGACGCCTCACCCTCGGCGAGAACATCGCCGACATCGGCGGCCTGAAGCTCGCCTGGGAGGCGCTCCAGGCGAGGCAGACGGAGCGCGGCGAAGGCCCGGAGGTGGCGGGCTTCACCGAGGACCAGCAGTTCTTCCTCTCCTTCGCCCAGTCCTGGTGTGCCAAGCGCCGGCCCGCGTACGCGCGGATGCTGGTCACGGTCGATCCCCACTCGCCGCCGGAGTACCGGGTGAACGGCAGCGTCTCCAACGTGCCGGGCTTCGCCGAGGCCTTCGCCTGCGAGGCCGGCGCGAAGATGGCGCCGACGGAGCGCTGCGAGGTCTGGTGA
- a CDS encoding LysR family transcriptional regulator gives MKITLDGIETLEAIQRTGSFAAAAAELHKVQSAVSYTIRQLEDGLGLALFDRSGHRARLTDAGRVVLEEGRLLLARARRLEHVAGQFGAGWEPRLQVVIDGILPQEPLLAALQALADEEVPTQIQLRVEFRSGVQRRFESEGADLMLVKDWHRSESLVAHALPELEVVLVAAAAHPLAQERKLSLAELQRHVELTVRGGEGAESGQLQLFGGARVFYLGDFFTKRQALSMGLGFGWMPLHLVEAALAAGSLRELAWDGGSRYRFAPMLVHRAQRPLGRAGQRLLEALRAG, from the coding sequence GTGAAGATCACGCTCGACGGCATCGAGACCCTGGAGGCGATCCAGCGGACCGGCTCCTTCGCTGCTGCGGCGGCGGAGCTGCACAAGGTCCAGTCGGCGGTGAGCTACACCATCCGCCAGCTGGAGGATGGACTCGGCCTCGCCCTCTTCGATCGCAGCGGCCACAGAGCCCGGCTCACCGACGCGGGCCGGGTGGTCCTCGAGGAGGGGCGCCTCCTCCTCGCCAGGGCCCGCAGGCTCGAGCACGTCGCCGGCCAGTTCGGCGCGGGCTGGGAGCCGCGACTCCAGGTGGTGATCGACGGGATCCTGCCGCAGGAGCCGCTCCTCGCCGCCCTGCAGGCCCTGGCGGACGAGGAGGTGCCCACGCAGATCCAGCTCCGGGTCGAGTTCCGGAGCGGGGTCCAGCGGCGCTTCGAGAGCGAGGGCGCGGACCTGATGCTGGTCAAGGACTGGCACCGCAGCGAGAGCCTCGTGGCCCACGCGCTGCCGGAGCTCGAGGTGGTGCTGGTGGCTGCGGCGGCCCATCCCCTCGCGCAGGAGCGCAAGCTCTCCCTGGCCGAGTTGCAGCGCCACGTGGAGCTGACGGTGCGGGGCGGGGAAGGAGCCGAGAGCGGGCAGCTGCAGCTCTTCGGCGGCGCCCGGGTCTTCTACCTGGGCGACTTCTTCACCAAGAGGCAGGCGCTCTCGATGGGATTGGGATTCGGCTGGATGCCGCTCCACCTGGTGGAGGCGGCGCTCGCTGCGGGCAGCCTGCGGGAGCTCGCCTGGGATGGCGGCTCCCGCTACCGCTTCGCGCCGATGCTGGTCCACCGGGCGCAGCGCCCGCTGGGCCGCGCCGGGCAGCGCCTCCTCGAGGCGCTCCGGGCCGGCTGA